In Flavobacterium sp. CBA20B-1, one DNA window encodes the following:
- a CDS encoding 1-deoxy-D-xylulose-5-phosphate synthase — MAPILPTIEFPADLKSKTIEQLQQLAAEIRSFIIDVVSVNGGHLGASLGVVELTIALHYVFDTPIDKLVWDVGHQAYVHKILTGRKEQFASNRQKNGLSGFPKISESAYDAFGVGHSSTSISAALGMAMGSKLKGNAHAQHIAVIGDASIASGMAFEALNHAGVANANLIVVLNDNAIGIDPSVGALKSYLMQVKQGENPKVNNMIKSLNFKYVGPIDGHDLKALIHELQRLKSKTGPQFLHIITTKGKGLKQAEENQVVYHAPGKFDKITGDLLENKAQKRTKYQDVFGLTLLELAQQNANIFAITPAMPTGSSLKHMMDVFPERAIDVGIAEQHAVTLAAGISLSGFTVFCAIYSTFLQRAYDQLIHDVALQNIPVVFCIDRAGLVGEDGATHQGVFDIAYLQAIPNMRILAPKDAVELRQVLYNLQNNQSQPVAVRYPRGYATIQEWNVPFETIDFTSIQSIKKGRKAAVLSTGTIIENVLEALNFDDDYFSVYHFLQIKPLNKQAILDLANTYEILLTIEEGVVNGGFGSVVNQIVSESKTNTQVINLGVPDAFIEHATVHEQWQQCGLDAVSIQQILKKISNV, encoded by the coding sequence ATGGCTCCGATTTTACCCACTATTGAATTTCCTGCCGATTTAAAATCGAAAACAATCGAGCAACTGCAACAGTTAGCTGCTGAAATTCGCAGTTTTATTATCGATGTGGTTTCTGTAAACGGCGGTCATTTGGGGGCAAGTTTGGGAGTGGTAGAGCTTACTATTGCGTTGCATTATGTGTTTGATACACCCATTGATAAATTGGTTTGGGATGTGGGGCATCAGGCATATGTACACAAAATTCTAACAGGAAGAAAAGAGCAGTTTGCCAGCAACCGACAAAAAAACGGATTGAGTGGTTTCCCGAAAATCAGTGAAAGCGCATACGATGCTTTTGGCGTGGGGCATTCCTCTACATCTATATCGGCCGCGCTTGGCATGGCAATGGGCAGCAAGTTAAAAGGCAATGCACACGCACAGCATATAGCCGTGATTGGTGATGCGTCTATTGCTTCGGGAATGGCGTTCGAGGCGTTGAATCATGCAGGTGTTGCCAATGCTAATTTAATTGTGGTTTTAAACGATAATGCCATCGGAATTGACCCGAGCGTGGGTGCTTTGAAAAGCTATTTAATGCAAGTGAAGCAAGGCGAAAATCCAAAGGTGAACAACATGATTAAATCGTTGAATTTTAAATACGTGGGACCGATTGACGGGCACGATTTAAAAGCCTTAATCCATGAATTGCAACGATTAAAAAGCAAAACGGGGCCACAGTTTCTGCACATCATCACTACCAAAGGAAAAGGACTAAAACAAGCCGAAGAAAACCAAGTGGTTTATCATGCTCCTGGAAAGTTTGATAAAATTACAGGCGATTTGCTTGAAAATAAAGCGCAAAAACGCACCAAATATCAAGATGTTTTTGGATTGACATTGTTGGAATTAGCCCAGCAAAATGCTAACATATTTGCCATTACCCCAGCAATGCCCACAGGAAGTTCGTTAAAACACATGATGGATGTTTTTCCGGAACGCGCCATCGACGTGGGTATTGCCGAGCAACACGCCGTTACCTTGGCAGCCGGTATTTCACTAAGTGGTTTCACTGTTTTTTGTGCCATTTATTCTACGTTTTTGCAGCGTGCATACGATCAATTAATCCACGATGTAGCATTGCAAAATATTCCAGTGGTTTTTTGCATTGATAGAGCAGGCTTGGTGGGCGAAGATGGTGCCACGCATCAGGGTGTATTTGATATTGCGTATTTACAAGCAATTCCCAATATGAGAATTCTTGCGCCAAAAGATGCAGTAGAATTGCGACAAGTGCTTTATAACCTTCAAAACAATCAATCACAGCCGGTTGCAGTTCGCTATCCGCGAGGCTATGCAACTATTCAAGAATGGAATGTTCCTTTTGAAACTATTGATTTTACTTCCATTCAATCTATAAAAAAAGGAAGAAAGGCAGCGGTTTTATCCACCGGAACCATCATCGAAAATGTGTTAGAAGCCTTAAATTTTGATGATGATTATTTTTCGGTGTATCATTTCTTGCAAATTAAACCTTTGAATAAACAGGCAATTTTAGATTTAGCAAATACCTACGAAATATTGCTCACGATTGAAGAAGGTGTTGTAAATGGTGGGTTTGGCAGCGTTGTGAATCAAATTGTTTCAGAAAGCAAAACCAACACGCAAGTGATCAATTTAGGTGTGCCCGATGCGTTTATAGAACATGCCACCGTTCATGAACAATGGCAACAATGTGGTTTAGATGCCGTATCTATTCAACAAATATTAAAAAAAATCAGTAATGTTTAA
- a CDS encoding nucleoside deaminase, protein MLLNHEYYMQIALTEAKEAFEKDEIPIGALIVANDRIIAKTHNLTESLNDVTAHAEMQAITAAAHAIGGKYLKNCTMYLTVEPCQMCAGALYWSQISKIVIGAQDNKRGFTTMGGKLHPKTEIIYGVLEKECSALMHDFFRKKR, encoded by the coding sequence ATGCTGCTGAACCACGAATATTACATGCAAATTGCTTTAACAGAAGCGAAAGAAGCTTTTGAGAAAGATGAAATTCCCATTGGTGCACTAATTGTTGCAAACGATCGAATCATTGCTAAAACCCACAACCTCACTGAAAGTTTAAACGATGTTACGGCGCATGCAGAAATGCAGGCTATCACGGCAGCAGCACATGCTATTGGAGGCAAATATCTAAAAAACTGCACCATGTATTTAACCGTTGAACCTTGCCAAATGTGTGCAGGTGCTTTGTATTGGAGCCAAATTTCTAAAATTGTTATTGGCGCACAAGACAATAAACGCGGGTTTACAACTATGGGCGGAAAACTGCATCCAAAAACTGAAATTATTTATGGTGTTCTTGAAAAAGAATGCAGCGCATTGATGCACGATTTTTTTAGAAAAAAAAGATAA
- a CDS encoding porin family protein: MKKLSKITTALFSAFLFTNAVSAQDFTFGPKVGYNNAKLEGSSWQEFHDNNSINGFHIGAFAEVRFDKFAIQPEVYYSSAGGKWKTTFENNTLEHDFNLSYVNVPVMLKYYLTNGIAIEAGPQAGFLTDSKVKWSDLDPQSPNFNDFDFSVNVGLSVNIIDFMISARYNAGLTNVIDNPDVDWKNRVMQLSVGYRF; encoded by the coding sequence ATGAAAAAGTTATCTAAAATTACAACAGCACTTTTTTCAGCGTTTTTATTTACAAATGCAGTTAGTGCGCAAGATTTTACTTTCGGTCCCAAAGTTGGGTACAACAATGCCAAATTAGAGGGAAGTAGTTGGCAAGAATTTCACGACAACAATTCCATCAACGGATTTCATATTGGTGCGTTTGCTGAAGTTCGTTTTGACAAGTTTGCCATTCAACCCGAAGTGTATTATTCATCGGCAGGTGGTAAATGGAAAACCACTTTTGAAAACAACACCTTAGAGCATGATTTTAATTTAAGTTATGTGAACGTACCGGTGATGCTAAAATATTATTTAACCAATGGAATCGCAATTGAGGCAGGTCCGCAAGCAGGATTTTTAACCGATTCTAAAGTAAAATGGTCTGATTTAGATCCCCAAAGCCCTAATTTCAATGACTTTGATTTTTCTGTAAATGTAGGCTTAAGCGTAAATATCATTGATTTTATGATTTCTGCCCGATACAATGCAGGTTTAACCAATGTAATTGATAATCCCGATGTGGATTGGAAAAACAGGGTAATGCAGCTTTCTGTGGGCTATCGTTTTTAA
- a CDS encoding porin family protein, which yields MRKITMTLLGLVAFSTSALAQQEVKFGPKAGVNFAKINGEIKEDGETIKLDKGQVGFHVGAFAEIKFNDKFAIQPELLYSVQGGKAEQSGTETIMGQTFAYEAEAKWNLHYINVPIMAKYYVIPSLAIEAGPYVGFNIKSEVKSEGTLTMAGVTESESSTEDMKDGTNSIDFGIGAGASFNLDNGFFVGARYNLGLAKISKEYTETFEGIEYKNPAYDIKNGVIQISVGYKF from the coding sequence ATGAGAAAAATTACGATGACCCTTTTAGGGTTGGTTGCGTTTTCTACAAGCGCATTGGCACAGCAAGAAGTAAAATTTGGTCCTAAAGCAGGTGTGAACTTTGCTAAAATTAATGGAGAAATTAAAGAAGATGGGGAAACAATTAAACTTGATAAAGGACAAGTAGGTTTTCACGTAGGTGCTTTTGCAGAAATTAAATTTAATGACAAATTTGCTATCCAGCCCGAACTTTTATATTCCGTTCAAGGAGGTAAAGCGGAACAGTCTGGAACGGAAACAATTATGGGGCAAACTTTTGCTTACGAAGCAGAAGCAAAATGGAATTTACATTACATAAATGTGCCTATTATGGCTAAATATTATGTAATTCCAAGTTTGGCAATTGAAGCAGGTCCTTATGTTGGTTTTAATATAAAATCTGAAGTTAAAAGTGAAGGAACACTTACAATGGCTGGTGTAACTGAGAGCGAAAGTTCAACAGAAGACATGAAAGACGGGACAAATTCTATTGATTTTGGTATCGGTGCTGGTGCGAGTTTCAATTTAGATAACGGCTTTTTTGTAGGAGCTCGTTACAATTTAGGCTTGGCAAAAATATCTAAAGAGTACACTGAAACTTTTGAAGGTATTGAGTATAAGAATCCTGCTTATGATATTAAAAACGGTGTAATCCAAATTTCTGTAGGTTACAAATTCTAA
- a CDS encoding ribonuclease E/G translates to MNKELIIRSGSNTVDFALLKDGKLVELHRDREDEKGFSVGDIFIAKIRKPVPGLNAAFVNVGFDKDAFLHYHDLGPNLPTLMKFTKLVTSGKLNDFTLKKLPFETEIDKNGVITDVLSANQSILVQIVKEPISTKGPRISSELSLAGRYLVLVPFSERVSISQKIESKQEKDRLKKMMLTIKPKGFGVIVRTVAEGKNVTELEKDLQSLIDKWILLCKRLTTAHHPSKVFGEVNRASSILRDVFNDTFTGIYIDDEELYYQTKDYLQEIAPSKVSIVKHYNNKEVPLFEKYHIERQIKTSFGKTVSMSKGAYLIIEHTEALHVIDVNSGNRSNKAQSQEDTALEVNMIAASEIARQLRLRDMGGIIVVDFIDMSNPENRKVLYDFLKEEMSDDKAKHKILPPSKFGLIQITRQRVRPEVSIKTKEENPDHNGEGEIEAPILVIDKISADLERIIKDHRNVVLNAHPFIAAYLTKGFPSVRNKWLLEHKRWIKIIPRDAYTYLEYHFFDKEGNQIE, encoded by the coding sequence GTGAACAAAGAGTTAATTATTAGGTCTGGTTCCAATACGGTAGATTTTGCCTTATTAAAAGATGGAAAATTAGTAGAACTACACAGAGATAGGGAAGACGAAAAAGGCTTTTCGGTGGGCGATATCTTTATTGCCAAAATCCGCAAACCCGTTCCTGGTTTAAACGCGGCATTTGTAAACGTAGGCTTCGATAAAGACGCCTTTTTGCATTACCACGATTTAGGTCCCAATCTTCCTACGCTCATGAAGTTTACAAAACTTGTAACTTCAGGTAAACTAAATGATTTCACTCTTAAAAAACTTCCTTTTGAAACTGAAATTGATAAAAACGGCGTCATCACCGATGTGTTAAGTGCCAATCAATCAATTTTAGTGCAAATAGTTAAAGAACCCATATCCACAAAAGGGCCGCGAATAAGTTCTGAACTATCGCTTGCAGGCCGCTATTTGGTGTTGGTTCCTTTTTCTGAACGAGTTTCTATTTCACAAAAAATAGAATCAAAACAAGAAAAAGATCGTCTTAAAAAAATGATGTTAACCATTAAACCAAAAGGATTCGGGGTTATTGTGCGAACAGTAGCCGAAGGCAAAAATGTTACCGAATTAGAAAAAGACTTGCAAAGTTTAATAGACAAATGGATATTGCTTTGCAAACGTTTAACTACAGCTCATCATCCATCAAAAGTTTTTGGAGAAGTAAACAGAGCATCAAGCATTTTGCGCGATGTTTTTAATGACACTTTTACAGGAATTTATATTGATGATGAAGAATTGTACTACCAAACGAAGGACTATCTGCAAGAAATAGCCCCTTCAAAAGTTTCCATCGTAAAGCATTATAACAACAAAGAAGTACCGTTGTTCGAAAAGTATCATATTGAACGACAAATAAAAACTTCCTTCGGTAAAACCGTATCTATGAGCAAAGGAGCCTACCTTATTATAGAACATACCGAAGCATTACACGTTATCGATGTAAACAGTGGAAACCGCTCGAACAAAGCTCAATCACAAGAGGATACGGCTCTTGAGGTAAACATGATCGCAGCATCAGAAATTGCACGCCAGTTAAGATTGCGCGATATGGGCGGGATTATCGTTGTTGATTTTATAGACATGAGTAATCCTGAAAATCGTAAAGTATTATACGATTTCCTAAAAGAAGAAATGAGCGATGACAAAGCAAAACACAAAATCTTGCCTCCTAGTAAATTTGGATTGATTCAAATTACTAGACAACGCGTTAGACCCGAAGTTTCTATCAAAACAAAAGAAGAAAACCCTGACCACAACGGTGAAGGTGAAATAGAGGCTCCTATTTTAGTTATTGATAAAATATCGGCTGACTTAGAACGAATTATTAAAGACCACAGAAATGTGGTTTTAAATGCGCATCCATTTATTGCTGCGTATTTAACCAAAGGATTTCCATCGGTACGAAACAAATGGTTGTTAGAACACAAACGCTGGATAAAAATCATTCCACGCGATGCCTATACCTACTTAGAATACCATTTCTTTGATAAAGAAGGAAACCAAATAGAATAG
- a CDS encoding HU family DNA-binding protein — translation MQTQKTDNKLIYKEIMTKADIVAKISEKLGLEKGDVQATVESFMEEVKSSLESGDNVYLRGFGSFIIKTRAEKTGRNISKNTTIKIPAHNIPAFKPAKVFVEGVKTNTDVK, via the coding sequence TTGCAAACTCAAAAAACAGACAACAAATTAATTTACAAAGAGATAATGACTAAAGCAGACATTGTAGCTAAAATTTCAGAGAAATTAGGGCTTGAGAAAGGTGATGTGCAGGCAACTGTGGAATCTTTTATGGAGGAAGTAAAATCTTCTTTAGAAAGTGGAGATAACGTATATTTAAGAGGTTTCGGAAGCTTTATAATTAAAACTAGAGCAGAAAAAACGGGTAGAAATATATCTAAAAATACAACAATTAAAATCCCTGCTCACAACATTCCGGCTTTTAAACCAGCTAAAGTGTTTGTGGAAGGTGTTAAAACAAACACAGACGTAAAATAA
- a CDS encoding alanine/ornithine racemase family PLP-dependent enzyme, which produces MAVITLHKEHLAYNFERLDYFFDLKNIQWSVVTKMLCGNKLFLKELLSLQPTQVCDSRVSNLKAIKEINPKVETIYIKPTPKRSVASVVKYADISMNTDITTIKLLSQEAQKQNKTHKIIIMIELGELREGVMRENVISFYDQVFQLKNIEVVGIGTNLSCLYGVLPSTDKLIQLALYKQLIEAKFNKKIQYVSGGSSVTIPLIFQNKLPSGINHFRVGETLYQGTDVYKDAPSNLLKQDVFTLKAEIIELIEKPMVPEGDFGTNLEGKSFTFDEKEIGKKSFRAILDLGILDVDQTNIFPKDGDIRFFGASSDMIIVDLQTNEKNYKVGDYLEFSLNYMGTLRAMNSSYIEKVVQ; this is translated from the coding sequence ATGGCAGTTATAACCTTACATAAGGAACACCTGGCCTACAACTTTGAACGTTTAGACTATTTTTTTGACTTAAAAAATATTCAATGGTCAGTGGTTACCAAAATGCTATGTGGCAATAAATTGTTTTTGAAAGAACTGCTAAGCTTGCAACCCACGCAAGTGTGTGATTCGCGAGTAAGCAATTTAAAAGCCATAAAAGAAATCAATCCAAAGGTTGAAACCATTTATATTAAACCCACGCCCAAACGGTCAGTGGCATCGGTAGTGAAATATGCAGATATCAGCATGAATACCGATATTACTACCATAAAATTACTTTCGCAAGAAGCCCAAAAGCAAAACAAAACGCATAAAATTATTATTATGATTGAATTGGGGGAACTGCGCGAAGGAGTTATGCGGGAAAATGTGATTTCGTTTTACGATCAAGTGTTTCAGTTGAAAAATATCGAGGTGGTGGGTATTGGTACCAATCTTTCGTGTTTGTATGGCGTGTTGCCAAGCACCGATAAATTGATTCAATTGGCATTATACAAACAGCTGATCGAAGCAAAGTTCAATAAAAAAATTCAATATGTTTCAGGCGGATCATCCGTTACCATTCCATTGATTTTTCAAAACAAACTGCCATCTGGTATCAATCATTTTCGAGTGGGGGAAACCCTTTACCAAGGTACCGATGTGTATAAAGATGCACCCAGTAATTTACTGAAACAAGATGTTTTTACCCTAAAAGCAGAAATCATTGAATTAATTGAAAAACCAATGGTGCCCGAAGGTGATTTTGGAACCAATTTAGAAGGAAAATCATTTACGTTTGATGAAAAAGAAATCGGAAAAAAATCATTCCGTGCCATATTAGATTTAGGAATTTTAGACGTAGATCAAACCAATATTTTTCCAAAAGATGGCGACATACGTTTTTTTGGTGCCAGTTCGGATATGATTATTGTAGATTTACAAACAAATGAAAAAAACTACAAAGTAGGCGATTATTTAGAGTTTTCACTGAATTATATGGGAACATTACGCGCAATGAACTCTTCGTATATCGAGAAAGTAGTGCAATAA
- a CDS encoding GNAT family N-acetyltransferase, which translates to MLKIKTYSQENTPNTNEKEAILNFLYKNLEQYGDPMQDIEKCMDYALKITPSFGGFVATATLDDQIVGAVIVNETGMKDYIPENILVYIATDATQRGKGIGKQLMQHAIEKANGNIALHVEPDNPAIKLYEKLGFTNKYLEMRLTK; encoded by the coding sequence ATGCTAAAAATCAAGACATACAGTCAAGAGAACACACCGAATACTAATGAAAAGGAAGCAATTTTAAACTTTCTCTACAAAAATTTAGAGCAATACGGCGATCCCATGCAAGATATTGAAAAATGTATGGATTATGCCTTAAAAATCACACCTTCTTTTGGCGGATTTGTGGCTACGGCTACTTTAGACGATCAAATTGTTGGTGCTGTGATTGTAAACGAAACCGGTATGAAAGATTATATTCCTGAAAATATTTTGGTATATATCGCAACAGATGCCACCCAACGCGGAAAAGGTATTGGTAAACAATTAATGCAACACGCGATTGAAAAAGCCAATGGAAATATTGCCCTACACGTGGAACCCGATAATCCTGCTATAAAACTTTACGAAAAACTAGGCTTTACAAACAAGTATTTAGAAATGCGTTTAACCAAATAA
- the mutY gene encoding A/G-specific adenine glycosylase has product MDFTDQLLHWYQKNKRDLPWRNTTNAYYIWLSEIILQQTRVEQGTPYYEAFIENFPTLKDLATANEDAVLKLWQGLGYYSRARNLHTAAKTIYFDLNNRFPEKYSDIIQLKGIGPYTAAAIASFAFKETVAVVDGNVFRVLARFFGIYEDTAVAKNRTIFQNLANELISKEQPDLFNHAIMDFGAMVCLPANPKCSTCIFNENCVAFLRNETSILPTKNKKISVKNRYLNYLILRKNHEIAIQQRTEKDIWQQLFELPLIETSSINEEKLFTDLSNRFPNSTIKKVTANSIKHKLSHQQLHINFYEIDIAAFAPNQQKVSLNDLHKYAYPIVIWNFLKDFLKLEKN; this is encoded by the coding sequence ATGGATTTTACCGACCAACTGCTACATTGGTATCAAAAAAACAAACGAGATTTACCGTGGCGAAACACCACAAACGCTTATTATATATGGCTTTCTGAAATTATTTTGCAACAAACCCGGGTGGAACAAGGCACTCCGTACTATGAAGCTTTTATAGAAAATTTTCCTACATTAAAAGATTTGGCAACGGCAAACGAAGATGCGGTTTTGAAATTGTGGCAAGGTTTGGGCTACTATTCGCGTGCCCGGAATTTACACACTGCGGCTAAAACCATTTATTTTGATTTAAACAATCGGTTTCCTGAAAAATACAGCGATATTATTCAATTGAAAGGAATTGGACCTTACACAGCCGCCGCCATTGCCTCATTTGCATTTAAAGAAACCGTAGCTGTGGTTGATGGTAATGTTTTTAGGGTTTTGGCTCGATTTTTTGGAATTTATGAAGACACAGCTGTTGCTAAAAACCGCACCATTTTTCAAAATTTAGCAAATGAATTAATTTCAAAGGAACAGCCCGATTTATTCAATCATGCCATTATGGATTTTGGAGCGATGGTTTGCTTGCCTGCAAACCCGAAATGCAGCACCTGTATTTTTAATGAAAACTGCGTGGCTTTTTTAAGAAACGAAACCAGTATCCTTCCTACTAAAAACAAAAAAATCAGCGTTAAAAACCGCTATTTGAATTATCTTATTTTAAGAAAAAACCATGAAATAGCAATTCAGCAACGCACCGAAAAAGACATTTGGCAACAATTGTTTGAACTGCCTCTTATTGAAACATCTTCAATCAACGAAGAAAAACTTTTTACCGATTTATCCAACCGATTTCCGAACAGCACCATAAAAAAAGTGACCGCAAACAGCATTAAACACAAACTATCGCACCAGCAACTGCATATTAATTTTTATGAAATAGATATAGCTGCATTTGCACCAAACCAACAAAAAGTTTCCCTTAACGATTTGCACAAATATGCCTACCCTATTGTGATTTGGAATTTTCTAAAAGATTTTCTTAAGCTTGAAAAAAATTAG
- a CDS encoding single-stranded DNA-binding protein, whose protein sequence is MYGTLNKVTLIGHLGDDVKMHYFEGGNSIARFSIATNEVYINKTTNEKITSTEWHNLVFRNKAAELCEKYLSKGDKIYVEGKIRTRHWQTEDGTTKHTTEIQVTEFIFLTIKKDIDSKTKAMKHADDDRLNNFEIPKIADYDKLNDLPF, encoded by the coding sequence ATGTACGGAACTTTAAACAAAGTAACTTTAATAGGTCATTTAGGAGACGATGTGAAAATGCATTATTTTGAAGGTGGTAATTCAATCGCTCGCTTTTCTATTGCTACCAACGAAGTTTATATCAACAAAACCACCAACGAGAAAATTACATCTACCGAATGGCACAATTTGGTTTTTAGAAATAAAGCGGCCGAATTGTGTGAAAAATATTTAAGTAAAGGCGATAAAATTTACGTGGAAGGAAAAATTCGTACGCGCCATTGGCAAACCGAAGACGGAACCACCAAACACACTACCGAAATTCAGGTAACAGAATTTATCTTTTTAACCATTAAAAAAGATATTGATTCTAAAACAAAAGCAATGAAACACGCTGACGACGATCGTTTGAACAATTTTGAAATTCCGAAAATTGCAGATTACGACAAACTGAATGATTTACCTTTTTAA
- the gldD gene encoding gliding motility lipoprotein GldD, with translation MKKISFLYASITALFLVSCTENVTPKPDGFLSLEYPTATYESYVYPNCNFKFSKNQSAVISPEEACSFKIDYPKMKASIYMNYRPVENNLTMLLKDAQKLTYNHTIKADDIQESVYEHPEKKVYGMFYRVIGDAATNVQFYATDSTKNFVVGTLYFYAKPNFDSIYPATKYIEEDMKKIMESLEWTNK, from the coding sequence ATGAAAAAAATTTCTTTTTTATATGCCTCTATTACAGCGCTTTTTTTAGTAAGTTGCACAGAAAATGTTACTCCAAAACCCGATGGATTTTTAAGCTTAGAATATCCAACAGCGACTTACGAAAGCTATGTGTACCCCAATTGTAATTTTAAGTTCAGTAAAAACCAATCGGCAGTTATAAGCCCAGAAGAAGCTTGTTCTTTTAAGATTGATTACCCAAAAATGAAGGCAAGTATTTATATGAATTATCGCCCTGTGGAAAATAACTTAACGATGCTTTTGAAAGATGCGCAAAAATTAACCTACAACCATACCATTAAAGCAGATGATATACAAGAATCGGTGTACGAACATCCAGAAAAAAAGGTATATGGAATGTTTTATCGGGTAATTGGCGACGCCGCCACTAATGTGCAATTTTACGCAACCGACAGTACTAAAAATTTTGTGGTGGGTACTTTATATTTTTATGCTAAACCCAATTTTGATTCAATCTATCCGGCAACAAAATATATTGAAGAAGATATGAAAAAAATTATGGAATCGCTGGAATGGACCAACAAATAA
- a CDS encoding heavy-metal-associated domain-containing protein codes for MKTLKGISLLFMAAAFMVSCKQTSNEQKENTAETTEKVASTEVAGTMQKATFQVEGMSCAVGCAKVIEGKLAKMDGVKTATVDFDSKTATVEFDDAKQNTDAIKKMVEEIADGAYKVENLTVAKEVAMVFQDDKTAQKKCCSSKKDGKSCGDKKDDKKKKDGCCSKDKKDKKTTTKQNII; via the coding sequence ATGAAAACATTAAAAGGAATATCATTATTATTTATGGCTGCTGCTTTCATGGTAAGCTGTAAACAAACTTCAAACGAACAAAAAGAAAACACTGCTGAAACTACAGAAAAAGTAGCATCAACAGAAGTTGCTGGAACCATGCAAAAAGCTACTTTTCAGGTAGAAGGTATGTCTTGTGCAGTGGGTTGTGCAAAAGTTATAGAAGGCAAATTGGCAAAAATGGACGGTGTGAAAACCGCTACTGTTGATTTTGACTCTAAAACCGCTACTGTAGAGTTCGATGATGCAAAGCAGAACACAGACGCTATTAAAAAAATGGTGGAAGAAATTGCTGATGGTGCATACAAGGTGGAGAATTTAACTGTTGCTAAAGAAGTGGCAATGGTTTTTCAAGACGATAAAACAGCACAAAAAAAATGTTGTTCTTCTAAAAAAGACGGAAAATCTTGTGGGGACAAAAAAGACGATAAAAAGAAAAAAGACGGCTGTTGCAGTAAAGACAAAAAAGATAAAAAAACAACTACAAAGCAAAATATCATCTAA
- a CDS encoding energy transducer TonB, protein MANAQLTSLNPYISGFYKELQTFLKGTAWIATKNNFQIYTLPVKLDKQKIANMQKAQPKEGMNAFYESFMKYIFSTYYRNFKYSSYKINFEVDDKGKISIYEITPADGAFRFEVKRFLERKAGLWIPAKIDGKPVKSTFTLPIKFQ, encoded by the coding sequence TTGGCAAATGCACAATTGACTTCTTTAAATCCTTACATTAGTGGTTTTTATAAAGAACTTCAAACTTTTTTGAAAGGCACGGCTTGGATTGCCACTAAAAACAATTTTCAGATATATACTTTACCTGTTAAATTAGATAAGCAAAAGATTGCGAATATGCAAAAAGCTCAGCCTAAAGAAGGAATGAATGCGTTTTATGAATCATTTATGAAGTATATTTTTTCTACTTACTATAGAAATTTTAAATATTCGTCGTACAAAATAAATTTTGAGGTTGATGATAAAGGAAAAATCTCTATTTATGAAATCACACCTGCTGATGGAGCCTTTCGTTTTGAGGTAAAACGTTTTTTAGAACGAAAAGCAGGTCTTTGGATTCCAGCAAAAATTGACGGAAAACCTGTGAAATCTACTTTTACCTTACCTATTAAATTTCAGTAA